The Leclercia adecarboxylata region GAACAACAAAGAGCTGGTGGCCGTTGGTCATCATTTTGCCAAAGCGATGAGCAGCGACACGCCGATCATGGATATCGCGAAGATTGTTTCTCGCCTGGCCGAACGGCTGGACTGCACAACAGCTGCGCTGCGCGAGATTACGAAGCAGCGGGACGCGCTGGCGGCCATGCAGCAGCGGGGTATCCGCAAAGCGCTGGATGAATGCTCCGAGTATCTCGACAGGGACTGCATCATGGAGACGAACGGCATTAGCTACGAAGAAGCAGCTCAGCGAGAAGTCGGCGCAAAGGCTCTTCATGATGCGTTACTTCGCCAGGGAGCAGCCCAATGAGCAGACGCACGAACACCAAAGCTCGTATTGAGAAAAAATTTACTAAATCTGCAAAAGACTTGCTGTTGAAGTTAATGCCAAAGACCTTTACTGATGACGATTTGAGTTTTGAGGGTGATCGTATTCATTGCCTGCACGGTACCGTTTATTACGACGTGTGGGTTGTATGGGATGCACCGGATTATTAGACCGGTGAGCAAGATTATCGAGATACATTCTACGCGCTGCATGAGGTGCTGATTGCTAACACAACGAATTGGGACGGGATTGGTAAGGCTCATGACGCTGTAGGTTGGGAGCCGGGCATCAAGGTTGATGAATCGCCGTTTTACTCGCCGTGGCGCTTGGGTGATGCAAGCCGCGCCCAGGTTATTTCACACTGCCGCAAACTGGCCGCCGCTGGCGTTACATGGGGATGAGGGATATGTCCGAGCTTACTATTTTGGACATGTGCTGCGGTTCTCGCATGTTCTGGTTCGATAAGCAGGATAAGCGCGCCGTATTCAGCGACATCCGCGCCGAGGAGCACACCCTTTGTGATGGACGCCATCTGGTCATCAGTCCGGATGTGATCGCCGACTTCCGTGCGCTTCCGTTCGCTGAGAACACTTTCCCTGTGGTGGTGTTCGACCCGCCACATCTTGAACGCGTTGGTGACGATGCCTGGATGGGTAAGAAATACGGGAGGCTGAACAAAGACAGCTGGCGCGACGATCTGCGCGCCGGGTTTGCTGAGGCGTTCCGGGTCTTGCGGCCACACGGCGTTCTCATCTTCAAATGGAACGAAACGCAGATCCCGGTTAGCCAGATTCTGGCGCTTACAGACGTTAAGCCAATCATCGGCCAGCGCACCGGGAAGAATGACAAGACCCACTGGATAATTTTTGTGAAGGACTAATGCAGAAGGTTGGCTACATAGCGCGCAAAAAAAAGCAGGATAATAATCCTGCTTTATTCTGTGGATTCTTAGTTATTTTCCAGACAGCTTTTTCCAGATGCCCTGGCTAATGCCAAAAGCAATAGCTAAGAAAACAAGACCAGACCAACGCTCTATCCCTTGCGCCATCACCAGCATAGCAACTCCGATACATCCTAGAGGAATTGCAGTGATAACAAAAAGAATAATACCCCAAAAAAATTGGCCTGCAGTGGGCTCTTGAGACATAACAACACCTTTAATGAAGGAAACCGTTTACTAACGCGCGAATTTTTTTAGTTATTATGTAGTTCCATGTAGCACTGAGGCTGATGTAGTTGCTGTACCTTCCATAGGCGTGTCGTATAATTTTACAAAGGTAACTAATTGTTTCAATCCCCATTTTTAGTAGGAATTTAGTTCCGTCAGGCCATGAACAGACCATTAAAGCGATATGGGAATCCCCATATCGACAGGAACGCCCTCTACAAAGGGGCCTTCTTGCACAGTTTGATTCCACATAACCAATAAGTCATAATATCACCGCCGTCGGATTTGAACGCCCGGCGGTACCCCTGCGCATATAATGGGGACGTTATATGCGTAAAAAAACTTGGGGATTTATCCCCAAACTTGTATATGTTTCCGTTACCTGTGTCTTTTGCTTAACCACCATAATAAGTTTTGCACTGTTTGCTTTGCTGGGACTGGGCATTGTTGAATTGAGTGATACGGCTATAAGAACACTCGGAGGTATGACTATTGCTCTCGTCACTTTAATGAGAACGATTGTTAAGCTGGCCGGGCAGGTGATGTTACACGGAAGCTAAAAACCTCCTTTGCGGGAGGTTTTTTTTCGCCCTTCGCTCAGCCTCTCCTCCATGAGCTCAAGCTTGTTCTGCTTCAAATCTTGTCGGCTCAGGGTCCATGCGACACCTGATCGATAATACCGATCGATATCAGAATATTGATCTATGAAATCGATCAGTTAATAACCGTGGCGCGGCAACAAATTACCAACCTGACAGGATACGTCACCGCCGCAATATACCCTCAGAGGCTGGCCCGCATACGGTTATACGCTGCTCAGGGTCTTCTAATCAGATATTTACTCCAGCAGTTTCTGCCGCGCGGAAGTGTTAAAAATAACGGTCAGTTTTTAAAGGTAAGTATCAACAAAATTTATTCAAATCAATCAGATGAATGGACTTGCACAGACATGTATTTCATGTGCATACTTAAGCGAAACGAATAAATACTGTTTATGCATACAGTATTTTGTTGTATGGTTTAGATGCTACAGAGAAAAATGAATTTTTCTTCCGGCGAACCTATTAGGAAATTTGCGTCATTTGTAATTTTGGCTCTGTGGAGTGGAGTTCTCCCCGCCGGGAGAGGGTATTTGTGGATAGCAAAGTGAGGGGGTTGATGTGAGAGAGAGTAAGGCGCAGGGTGACTGGTATGACATTATCAGGCGTTCAGACGGCAAGGTTATTGGTTCTATGCCGTTCGAAAGCCGATGTCTCGTTTATACCCGAAATGGGCTTGTATCATGCCGCCCGCTGCTGGAGGATGAAGGGATCTTCAATCTCTCGTCCGGAACTCGTTTTCTTCGCCGTCTCGGCTACCACGTCAAGCAACCCTCTGATATTATGATATCAACGGACTGAACACCCGTTGACCTGATGCGCCACGGAGAACACCATGGCGCAGTTACAACTCATCAAGCAGTCATCAGGAATCCTGATCCCGGCCACGCCCGAGACCAGCGATTTTCTGCATTCAAAATGTAAGCTCGGCGCCGTGCTGGTGGCCGACTTTAAACAGGTCCGTAACCCGGCCTTTCATCGTCGCTTCTTCGCTCTGCTAAACCTCGGCTTCGAATACTGGGAGCCAACCGGCGGTGCTATCTCATCCAACGAACGCAAGCTGGTGACCGGCTATGCGAAGTTCCTGGCCTCGATCGGTGGTAGCGAAGCTGCACTGCTGGACGCTGCTGAGCAGTATCTCGAGCAGGTGGGCAGCCGCCGCATCACCAATGGCATCAGCCTGTGCAAATCCTTCGACGCCTACCGCGCTTGGGTGACCATCGAATCCGGCCACTATGACACCATCCAGCTGCCTGACGGAACCCTCCGGAAACATCCCCGCAGCATCGCCTTCGCCAATATGGACGAGACCGAGTTTCAGCAACTCTACAGGGCCGCGCTCGATGTACTGTGGCGCTGGATTCTGTCACGGGCATTCAGGGACCAGCGCGAGGCCGAGAACGCCGCTGCGCAGCTGCTGAGCTTCGGGGGCTGACCAGATGGCGAAATCATGGTTCCACTACACCGAGTGCACAACTGAGCAGGCCGATGAACTTCAGCGGCAGTACCAGCGCCGCGGCGTAGTTGTTAAGCGCAGCCTCAATCCTGATTACCTCACCTGGACCGTCAGCGTAGAGCGGCAGGAGGTTACGTACCTCGAGCCCACGCCGCGGACATACCTCCAAAAGGCGTGGAGGTGAGCATGGCTAAACTACCTCGCAAAAAATGCATCAATAAATCGTGCCGCCAGTGGTTTCACCCGGTGCGCAACGGGCAGGTGGTCTGCTGCTACGAGTGCGCCACCGCCGTTGCCAAAGCGCAGACCGCGAAGAATCGGGCCGAGGCTCTGCGTGCTGAGAAGAAACGCCAGCGCGAAGAGGAGAAGGCGGGGCGCCAGCGCCGCAAGGAGCGACTGGCAGAACTACGGCCTGCGGGTTACTACAAGGCACAGGCTCAGCAAGCATTCAACGCCTTCATCCGCGCGCGTGATGCTGATTTGCCATGCATCAGCTGTGGAGAGACCAATCCTCCCGATCTGCACGGCGGCCAGTGGGATTGCGGTCACTTCAAAACGGTAGGCGCTAACCCTGAGTTGCGATTTGAAGAGCGCAACGCGCATAAGCAATGCAAGTCCTGCAATGCCGGCTCCGGTAAGTACACAGCCAAAGAGGCGACTGTGGCTAAGAACTACGAAGACGGGCTGATCGCTCGTTACGGGCAGGAGTATGTCGACTGGCTGAATGGACCTCACGAAATGACCAATTACCGCCGCGATGACTTCATCCGGATCCGCGACGAGTATCGCGCAAAACTCAAAGAACTTAAGCAGCAGGTGGCCGCATGAAACCAGAACTGATTGAATCGCTTCGCATGCGCTGGCTGCGCCTCCGCATTTATCGCCGCCCGGGTACGGTGCTGGTGGACTACCGCATTCTTCGAAACTTTATTCGCATCTACCAGATTGCAGGAGCTGCAGCGTGAACACTCAATACCTGGAATTTGTACGCCAGCAGCTCATCGTTGCGACCGCAGATCTGAGCGGGGCGACGAAAGGGCAGTTGATGGCCTGGCTGGAGAACGCCCAGTTTGAAACGAAGACCTTTAAGCGGAAGAAGCCGCGCGTGAAGGATGAAGTGACTGGGGAGATGATAACGCTGGATAACCCTCCGATCCCCGGCAAACAGTCACACGCGAAGGGCTCACACATCCCTCTGGTTCAGCCGGTCGAATACTCCACCGCATCGTGGCGCCGGGCGGTCCTGTCGCTTGAGGAGCACCAGAAAGCATGGTTGCTATGGAACTACAGCGAAAACACGCGCTGGGAGAACCAGGTGGCGATTACCCAATGGGCCTGGGCCGAGTTCATGGCGCAACTGGGCACCAGGAAGATTGCCGGCAAAACCATGGACAGGCTGAAGGCGTTAATCTGGTTGGCGGCGCAGGACGTGAAGGAGGTATTGGCGGGGCGTGACCCTTATCAGTATGGGGATCTGGCCGCGCTGGTGGGCGTGAACAAAACCAATTGGTCTCAGAACTATGTCGAGCATTGGGAGAAGATGACAGGGCTGTTTTGCCGCTTGGATACCAGCTCACTGAAGCAAGTTTCGCGATCACGTTCACAACAAAAAGCAACAAATTACCAACCAAGTATTGCAGAAATGAACTAATTGACGTATATTTCGACTAAATCTGATATCGTCGCCATAGCTTTGGTTGTCGACCGAATCACACAAAAGAGCCCGAGGTTAACGCCTTGGGCTTTTTGTTTGTGTTGGTAGATCCCTTTGCTTACCGCCCACTCCGTGATATGTAAATACCTTAGAAACTAAAGGGAGGGGGAAGGCGATGAGCAATGCGGTTTGCAGCAATGAAAAATGCAAGAAAGAATTTATTTACTGGGAGCACAGCGGTGGTTATCCAGGCGGTAAAGAAAAAGAAACAATAGTCTGCCCATACTGTGACCACGAGAACGGCTATATAATGACCAGTGGGTTGATTTCAAGTAAGAAACTTGAGGATAAGTAGTTAACAGGTCTCGGCAATCCGCCGGGCTTTTTTCATTTCAAAAGGCTGCCGATTGGTGGCCTTTTTCTATTTCAGGCTCCCGGAACCCCCATCACTCGTCTTGTCGTTAATTCGTCCGGAGAGCCTGATCCTACCTACGCACAGCACCCCGGAACTATCGGAGGTGAGAGATGTTACGAATGGACAAAATAACCACAGGCGCAGCTTATGGCGCCTCTGCGGGGAGCGTGTTGAACGGCATTCTTAACGCATACAGCCCTGAGCAGTGGAACGCCATCGGCGTGCTGGTGGGCATAGTAGTTGCTGTTCTTACGTACCTGACAAATTTGTATTTCAAAATCCGCGAAGAAAACCGTCGCAACAGGAGCCGGCATGAACCCGACGTTGAGGAATAAGCTGGTGGCCGCAATCGCTGGCGGCTCGGGAGCTATCACGATTGCAGCAGTAATGCTGGGCAATGCTGATGGGCTGGAAGGGCGACGTTATTACGCTTACCAGGATGTCGTTGGCGTCTGGACTGTATGCGATGGGCACACTGGAACTGACGTACGCCGCGGTCACCGCTATACCGACCGGGAATGCGATGCTCTATTGCAGTCAGACCTGCGCAAGGTGGCAGCAGCCATCGATCCACTGATTAAGATTCGTATCCCTGAAACCACCAGGGCGGCGCTTTACTCGTTCACATATAACGTGGGCGCTGGCGCATTCGGCAAATCCACGCTGCTGAAAAAGCTGAATACTGGTGATGTAGCTGGTGCCTGCAAAGAGCTTCAGCGCTGGACGTATGCTGGCGGGCAGCAGTGGAAAGGCCTCATCACCCGGCGCGAGATAGAACGCTCAGTCTGTGAGTGGCAGCAAAAGCCGCAGCTGTTTAACGGTGGCGCCGGGCCGCTTAACGCAGGAACTCCACCATCAGCCCCGGGAGTATTCTGATGAAACTCCATTACCTTATCGCGATCGCCTTATTCATCATCTGCCTGTTCGGCGGGGCGTGCTGGTCAGCCTGGTATTACAGCGACAAAGCCAGTCGGGAAAAGGTGCGAGCGGATAGCGCAGAACAGCAGGCCGAATCGGCAAACATCATCACCGCCAACGTCATTCAGGCCGTGAACATCATCGACGCCATTTCAGAGGCTAACCAGGATGCAAAGAACCAGAACGCACTGGAGTCACAGAGAGCCCAGGCAGATATCAAAGTGGCTGTTGCGAATGATGACTGCGCTAATCGGCCTGTGCCTACTGCAGCTGCTGACCGGCTGCGGCAATTCGCGGACAGTTTACGTGAAGATTCCGGTGGTGCCGCTTCCGGCAAACCTGACAGCTGAGACGCAACATCCAGCCATTCCCGACCCGCTGACCTACGGGGCCAGTCTGGATCTGAATGTGAGTCTGCTGTCGGCGCTGGGCCAGTGCAACATCGATAAGGCCAGTATCAGGAAGGTTGAAGTATCGCGAGCCTCACAATAGCGGGGCTTTATAACATCTGAGGAAATCTAATGAGCGAAGCAAAACCGCAGGACGGAAGCACCGTAAAGGGATATCGAACCTTAACGGAAGGTGACATTCAGGTGATGAACCGCCTCAAAGACGTAAGCCGACATTTTTTGAGCTTGCTGGATACCGCCAAAGAAACCGGCGCTGATCCGCGCTGGGTTGCAATGGCGAAAACTGAGATGCAAAAGGCATGCATGTTCGCCTGCCGCTCAGTGGCAAAGCCTGACGAAGACTGCTAGCCATTCCAAAGCGTCCTATCCCGGGCGCTTGATAATGGTGACAAATATCTCAATTTTTATTGTGGTTGACATAAAATCCTTTATTTTCATTGTGATATAATCATCAGGCATCAATGAAAAGGAGGTGCATATGTTTGAGGTGATAATGTTTGGCGGCGGGGAAAACGGTAACATTACGCATACAGAAAAGATTGAACGCGTAATTAAATTGTCCGACCCACGCTTTCAACACCACCCGATTGTAAATGGTGTAGCTACCGCTCCAGAGATCGAATACCGAGTTGTCGAGTTCCAGCTTGATGGCTCAATATATCTGGTTGGCTACCATGGGAATAAGCCAAGCGATGCTGTTATTAGTTCTAACATCAGGCATAGCGATCCCAAGCTCAAGCCATACAAAACACTGTAACCGCCTCCGGGCGGTTTTTTATTGTCATCACCATGGGTAGACTCATCGTAATGGCTATAACGGTTAAATCGTAAATATACCCTACAGGGGGTAAAGAGGTTTTATGGCTGACATTCACCAGATCACGATAACCCTTGATATGAAGGAGCACGTTGCACGCTCTCAAGAAGTGCTTGAGGAACTGCAGCGAAGGGTGAGTGAGCTTAGTCCGCGTGTCTCAGAAGAGGACGCGCTGCGGATCCTTCTTCTCGACATGACATTTGATTACTTGAAGGCTAAGAAATCATTGGCGGATTAAAACTACTGTCTTTGAATGTTTTCCCATTGGCGTCGATGCTCCTCCTTCTCATCCACACAGGAAGGGCACAGTAATCCGCCGTAGTACATGTCATTTTGAATGGCGCTCTCAAGATCATCACCTTCAAGAACGTGCTGGCAGTCATTGTGATACCCGCCAGGGTCGGTTACTCCATCGCAAGGTTTGGTGAGAAACGGCACTAGTACCGCTTTTTGTCGTGGAGTTAAGCTTTCATAACCATTGTTTACAGCCCTCTGAGCTATTCCAGCCACCATAGCATCTTGGCCATGGAAGCGATCATGTTCGAGCATGGTATTGAGAAGAGATTCCGTAGACATAAATAAACCTTTCATTGTGGAATAAAAATGGCACTCACCGACAAACAAGATATGTTCTGTCGCGAGTACCTCATCGATTTAAACGCCACGCAAGCGGCTATTCGGGCGGGGTACAGCGTCAAAACTGCCAACCGCATCGCCGCCAAGTTATTGTCAAAAGTTGACATCCAAAACAGAATCGCCGAACTCAAAACGAAGCGCAATGAAGTTGTGGGTATTGATGCCGATTATGTGCTCCGGCGCTTGGTTGAGATCGACCAGATGGATGTATTGGACATCCTGAATGACGACGGCAGCCTAAGGCCGATCACCTCATGGCCTAAAGCCTGGCGAATTTCGCTAACCGGTTTGGACATCAGCACGACCATTCAAAACTTCGACGAAGAGACCGCCGAGACCATCCTTAAAAAGATTAAGTGGCCTGATAAGGTTAAAAACCTCGAATTGCTCGGCAAGCATGTGCGCGTGCAGGCATTCAAAGAGCAGGTGGAGCAGAAGGTCACCGCAACCCACAGCATCATGCCGGTCCCGTCCTGCGATAACGTAGACGACTGGGAAGCAGCAGCGCAGAAGCAACAGAACGAGGTTCTTGGTGGATGAATTACAAAGCCGTCTGGAAACCTTTGCCGGGATCGCAGTCGCTCTCCCTGAGTTGCCCGTGTAACGAAATTCTCTACGAGGGGACGCGCGGACCGGGTAAAACTGCCGCGCAGCTGGCGCGCTTTCGTCGCCTGGTTGGTCTGGGCTACGGCTCGTTCTGGCGTGGCGTGATATTCGATACCGAGTATAAAAACCTCACCGATATCATCACCCAGTCAAAGCGCATGTATCGCCTGTTTAATGACGGCGCACGCTATCTGGCGTCAGCGTCTGAACTACGCTGGGTGTGGCCAACTGGCGAAGAGCTGCTGTTCCGCTTCGGGAAGGAGGAGGGCGACTACTGGGACTATCACGGTCAGGAGTTCCCGTTCATCGGCTTTAACGAGCTGACCAAGCAGCAGTCGGGTGAATTCTACGAGATGATGTTCTCCTGCCGACGCTCATCGTTCAGGCCGGAGAACTATCCGCGGGATGATGGCTCGTTACTAAAGCCGATCCCGCTGGAGACGTTCAGCACCACGAACCCGTTTGGCATCGGCCATACCTGGGTGAAGAAACGCTTCATCGAGCCAGCTCCCCGCGGCACCATCATTCGCGAGACGCAAAAGGTGTTCAACCCGCAGACCGAGCGAGAAGAGGACGTGACGCTGACGCGCGTTGCGATTCATGGCTCGTTCAAAGAGAACCCATATCTCGACCCGCAGTACATCGCAACACTGATGGCAATCAAAGATCCCAACCGGCGCAAAGCCTGGGTTGAGGGTTCCTGGGACGTTACCAGCGGCGGACGCTTTGACCATCTGTGGAATGCCTCGCTGCACGTCATTAAGCCGTTCCGCATTCCGGACAGTTGGACTGTTGACCGCTCCCATGACTGGGGCGAGTCGAAGCCGTTCTCAAACCTGTGGTGGGCACGCGCCGACGGCACCGCCGCCGAGCTGCCTGATGGTCGCCAGTTCTGCCCGCCTGCCGGGTCGCTGATCCTGATTGGGGAATGGTATGGCTGCCCGCCTGATGAACTCAACAAAGGTCTGAATATGTCGTCCACAAACGTCGCCAAAGGTGTGGCGTGGGTGGATAAGCGGCTGGTGGGCGAAGAGCTTGCTGAGCCCGAAGAGATAAAACTCAACGGGGTAACTCAGGGGCAACTGAACATCATGCCCGGCATCTGCAAGAAGGTTATACCCGGCCCGGCTGACGGGGCTATCTACAACACCGGCGATGACGAACTCTCCATTGCCCAGAAGATGGAATCGCAGGGCGTTAAGTGGGTTCCATCCAACAAGAAACCGGGATCGCGCGTGAACGGCGCGGCCCTGTTTGCTGACATGCTTGAGGCCGTCATTGAAGGTAAGAAGCTGGAATCAGGCATGCCAGAGAAGCCAGCATTCTACGTATTCGACTACTGCAGGGGCTGGATAAGCCGTGTTCCGGTGCTCGTGCGCGACAGTAAGAACCCTGACGACGTAGATACCCAGCAGGAAGATCACGACTGGGATGGCACACGCTACGCCGTCCTCCATTCACCGCCGAAGAAAGTCGGCAAAGTCACCAACCTACGGATCTAACCCCATGCCTGATATTTCAACCCCCAATCTGGACTATGGGAACATGGTGCAGGCGTGGGACATTAACGACGCCCTGATGGGCGGTACGCTGTACATGCGCCAGTTGGGTGAGGCTTATCTCCCGCGCTGGCCGAAAGAGGATAAAGAGGATTACAAAAAGCGCCTGGCTGTGGCCACGCTCCTCCCGGCATACGAAGAGACGATCAACCAGAACGTCGGACGCGTTTTCGCGGAGCCAATCCAACTGGGCGAGAACGTCCCGGATGCTCTGCGCGAGTTCGCGAAGAACGTGGATCTTGAAGGCAGTCGCCTCGATGTATGGGCGCAGGCGTTCTTCAGCCTGGCGATGCAGTACGGTCTGTCCCATGCGCTGGTGGACTACCCTCGTATCGATGCCGAACAGGTGAAGACCAAGGCTGATGAAAAGGCCACCGGCGCACGCCCCTACGTGACGATGCTGAATCCCCGCCAGGTGATCGGCTGGAAGTCGAAGATGACCGGGGGCAAGGTGGTGCTCACGGCTCTGCGTATCAAAGAGGTGGTGGTCGAAGACGGTGACGACTTCGGGCAGACGAAAGTAGAACAGATACGCCTGCTCACGCCCGGGCAGGTGCAAATCTACCGCAAGGCCACTGGTGCCGACGGCCAGGCGAACTGGGCGCTGCACGATGAATGGACAACATCCCGGCAGGACATCACCCTGGTCACGCTCTACACCAAACGCACCGGCTTTATGTGTGGCTCACCGCCGCTGCTCAATATGGCGCTGCTGAACGTCAAGCACTGGCAGAGCCAGAGCGAGCAGGACAACATCCTCCACGTCGCCCGGGTGCCCATCCTCACCGTGTTCGGGCTGGAGGAGGGGCAGGAGCTGGTAATTGGTTCTTCATCTGCGGCAAGTTTCAATGATCGGCAGAAACAGGGCCTCGAGTACGTCGAGCACACCGGCTCCTCCATCGGCGCTGGCAAAGAGTCGCTGGCTGAGCTGGTGGAGCAGATGCGCCAGGCTGGCGCGAAGCTGCTGCGCACCGACAATACCTCGACCAAGTCCGTAGACCAGACCTCAGAAGAGAAGATGCAGGAGCAGTCCCCGCTCTACACCATGGCAACCAGCCTGGAAGACGCGATCGACAACATCCTGCAAATCATGGCCGAGTACATCGGGGAGAAAGACGGCGGCAGTGTCGATGTCCGCACTGAACTGGATGTCGAGTCGAAAGAGTTCAACCCTCCGGCGGCGCTGGCTATTCAGTCCCTGCGTCAGGGTGGTGACCTCCGTCGTATTGATGCCATCAAAGCCCTGCAGAAGCTCAACCTGATTGATGCTGATGCCGACCCTGAGAAGGTCCTGGATGAACTACTGACTGAATCGGCCTCGCTGACGGAACCGCCACTGGACGAGGTGTGATATGGCCCGCTCCGTCAACGATCGCCTGCAGGACGAGACGATAGCGCATGGTCTGTATGTGAACCGCTACGGTACGGGCGTCGCCCGGCGCATGGTGTCGCTGCTGAACAAGCTGGACGCCGACCTGGCCGCAAAGTTGCTGGTGCTGCTGGATGGCAAGCGCGCGGACACCTACAGTGCCCGCCGCCTGGCTTCGCTGCTGGCTGGGGTACGTGACCTCAACCAACAGGCCTATGAGCCAGTTAACGATGCGCTGGCGAGGGAACTGACGCGCTACGTTGAGTATGAGGTCGGGTACCAGCTGGACCTGTTCAGTAGCATCATTCCGAACCAGATCCTCAAGCATGTGCCGCTACAGAGCATTGCACCCGAGCAGGTTTACGCCGCAGCAGTGGCGCAGCCTTTCCAGGGGCGCTTGCTGAAAGAGTGGGGCCAGAAGCTTGAAG contains the following coding sequences:
- a CDS encoding class I SAM-dependent methyltransferase, with the translated sequence MSELTILDMCCGSRMFWFDKQDKRAVFSDIRAEEHTLCDGRHLVISPDVIADFRALPFAENTFPVVVFDPPHLERVGDDAWMGKKYGRLNKDSWRDDLRAGFAEAFRVLRPHGVLIFKWNETQIPVSQILALTDVKPIIGQRTGKNDKTHWIIFVKD
- a CDS encoding DUF1367 family protein yields the protein MAQLQLIKQSSGILIPATPETSDFLHSKCKLGAVLVADFKQVRNPAFHRRFFALLNLGFEYWEPTGGAISSNERKLVTGYAKFLASIGGSEAALLDAAEQYLEQVGSRRITNGISLCKSFDAYRAWVTIESGHYDTIQLPDGTLRKHPRSIAFANMDETEFQQLYRAALDVLWRWILSRAFRDQREAENAAAQLLSFGG
- a CDS encoding recombination protein NinG, with protein sequence MAKLPRKKCINKSCRQWFHPVRNGQVVCCYECATAVAKAQTAKNRAEALRAEKKRQREEEKAGRQRRKERLAELRPAGYYKAQAQQAFNAFIRARDADLPCISCGETNPPDLHGGQWDCGHFKTVGANPELRFEERNAHKQCKSCNAGSGKYTAKEATVAKNYEDGLIARYGQEYVDWLNGPHEMTNYRRDDFIRIRDEYRAKLKELKQQVAA
- a CDS encoding YlcG family protein: MKPELIESLRMRWLRLRIYRRPGTVLVDYRILRNFIRIYQIAGAAA
- a CDS encoding bacteriophage antitermination protein Q; its protein translation is MNTQYLEFVRQQLIVATADLSGATKGQLMAWLENAQFETKTFKRKKPRVKDEVTGEMITLDNPPIPGKQSHAKGSHIPLVQPVEYSTASWRRAVLSLEEHQKAWLLWNYSENTRWENQVAITQWAWAEFMAQLGTRKIAGKTMDRLKALIWLAAQDVKEVLAGRDPYQYGDLAALVGVNKTNWSQNYVEHWEKMTGLFCRLDTSSLKQVSRSRSQQKATNYQPSIAEMN
- a CDS encoding class II holin family protein, translating into MLRMDKITTGAAYGASAGSVLNGILNAYSPEQWNAIGVLVGIVVAVLTYLTNLYFKIREENRRNRSRHEPDVEE
- a CDS encoding lysozyme, giving the protein MNPTLRNKLVAAIAGGSGAITIAAVMLGNADGLEGRRYYAYQDVVGVWTVCDGHTGTDVRRGHRYTDRECDALLQSDLRKVAAAIDPLIKIRIPETTRAALYSFTYNVGAGAFGKSTLLKKLNTGDVAGACKELQRWTYAGGQQWKGLITRREIERSVCEWQQKPQLFNGGAGPLNAGTPPSAPGVF
- the lysC gene encoding Rz1-like lysis system protein LysC, with protein sequence MQRTRTHWSHREPRQISKWLLRMMTALIGLCLLQLLTGCGNSRTVYVKIPVVPLPANLTAETQHPAIPDPLTYGASLDLNVSLLSALGQCNIDKASIRKVEVSRASQ
- a CDS encoding Acb2/Tad1 domain-containing protein, translated to MSEAKPQDGSTVKGYRTLTEGDIQVMNRLKDVSRHFLSLLDTAKETGADPRWVAMAKTEMQKACMFACRSVAKPDEDC
- a CDS encoding terminase small subunit; its protein translation is MALTDKQDMFCREYLIDLNATQAAIRAGYSVKTANRIAAKLLSKVDIQNRIAELKTKRNEVVGIDADYVLRRLVEIDQMDVLDILNDDGSLRPITSWPKAWRISLTGLDISTTIQNFDEETAETILKKIKWPDKVKNLELLGKHVRVQAFKEQVEQKVTATHSIMPVPSCDNVDDWEAAAQKQQNEVLGG
- a CDS encoding terminase, with amino-acid sequence MNYKAVWKPLPGSQSLSLSCPCNEILYEGTRGPGKTAAQLARFRRLVGLGYGSFWRGVIFDTEYKNLTDIITQSKRMYRLFNDGARYLASASELRWVWPTGEELLFRFGKEEGDYWDYHGQEFPFIGFNELTKQQSGEFYEMMFSCRRSSFRPENYPRDDGSLLKPIPLETFSTTNPFGIGHTWVKKRFIEPAPRGTIIRETQKVFNPQTEREEDVTLTRVAIHGSFKENPYLDPQYIATLMAIKDPNRRKAWVEGSWDVTSGGRFDHLWNASLHVIKPFRIPDSWTVDRSHDWGESKPFSNLWWARADGTAAELPDGRQFCPPAGSLILIGEWYGCPPDELNKGLNMSSTNVAKGVAWVDKRLVGEELAEPEEIKLNGVTQGQLNIMPGICKKVIPGPADGAIYNTGDDELSIAQKMESQGVKWVPSNKKPGSRVNGAALFADMLEAVIEGKKLESGMPEKPAFYVFDYCRGWISRVPVLVRDSKNPDDVDTQQEDHDWDGTRYAVLHSPPKKVGKVTNLRI
- a CDS encoding DUF4055 domain-containing protein, with amino-acid sequence MPDISTPNLDYGNMVQAWDINDALMGGTLYMRQLGEAYLPRWPKEDKEDYKKRLAVATLLPAYEETINQNVGRVFAEPIQLGENVPDALREFAKNVDLEGSRLDVWAQAFFSLAMQYGLSHALVDYPRIDAEQVKTKADEKATGARPYVTMLNPRQVIGWKSKMTGGKVVLTALRIKEVVVEDGDDFGQTKVEQIRLLTPGQVQIYRKATGADGQANWALHDEWTTSRQDITLVTLYTKRTGFMCGSPPLLNMALLNVKHWQSQSEQDNILHVARVPILTVFGLEEGQELVIGSSSAASFNDRQKQGLEYVEHTGSSIGAGKESLAELVEQMRQAGAKLLRTDNTSTKSVDQTSEEKMQEQSPLYTMATSLEDAIDNILQIMAEYIGEKDGGSVDVRTELDVESKEFNPPAALAIQSLRQGGDLRRIDAIKALQKLNLIDADADPEKVLDELLTESASLTEPPLDEV